ATTTGCACATCACGTCCGCGATGGACGCCGATGTGCTGTTGTTCGATCTTGCCTGAATCCGAACTAACCACAACCGTACTTTCAACTTCTTTATTAAAGGAATCCTAACCATGGCTCGACTTCTCTACATTGAATCGTCTCCTCGCAAAGCACGCTCGAAATCCATCAACGTTGCGAATGCGTTTTTAGCCGCTTACAAGTCCGCCAATCCCAATGATGAAGTCGTCACGATCGACCTTTGGGAAAAACAGCTTCCCGAGTTCGATGGTTTCACGATCGACGCCAAGTATCAAGTGCTTCATGGTGATAGCTTCGACGACGACCAAGCCAAAGCTTGGCAAGGGGTGGTCGAGGTGTGCGATGAATTCAAATCCGCCGACAAGTACTTGTTTAGCGTCCCGATGTGGAACTTTGGCGTTCCTTACAAGTTAAAGCACTACATCGACGTGATCGCTCAGCCGGGACAGACTTTTTCATTCGATCCTGCGACCGGATACAGTGGTCTCGTAAAGGGAAAACCCGCAGTCGTGGTTTACGCTCGCGGCGGAGCTTATGAGGGCGAAGCTTCTGGAATGGATCATCAGCAGCCCTACATCCAGCAGATGCTCGGCTTCTTTGGGTTCACCAACGTTCATCCCGTGGTGATCGAACCAACACTAGCTGCACCCGATGCTGTCGCCGAGACGGAGTCGACAGCGATTGACCTAGCCAGAAACCTTGCTTTGAAGTTTTAGCGATCCGCCGGTTCTCAATACCGAACCCATTGACCCAGAACGATGAATGCTTTTTGCAACACAGAAACCGATCGACATTGGCTTGCTGCTTCTGCGGATTGCTCTGGGCGGCTTTATACTCGTCCACGGTCTTCAAAAACGATTGGTTTTTGCGAGATGGCCGTGGTGTTCTTAGACCCAATCGGAATCGGAAACCGACTCAGCCTGATTCTGGCGATCGGTGCTGAAGTCGGATGCTCCGTGCTGTTGATCGCGGGTTTGCGAACATGACTTGTCTTGCTTCCACTTGCATTTACCATGATCATCGCCCGCTTTTTCGTTCATGTTGGCGATCCGTGGAAAGTGAAAGAACTCGCTGCGATATATCTTACTGACTACGTGGTACTGTTCGTAACCGGCCCAGGCCGACTGTCGGTTGACGCGAAGCTGTCGCCTGACCAATCACGATCGCAGTAAAACATTTCGGTGTGCAACCCAGAGCCGACGACGACTAGGCCATCGACTCCGTAAGAGAAGCTGGCATCAACAATTTCTTCAATCATGACGGTTAGAACAGTCGAAATTCGCATCGCCACGGAGCAGGATAGCGATGCGATTCTGGCAGCCCACATGAATGCCTTCGTCGAAGGTCCGGTGTTCGCAAAACTCGTTGATGAGATGCTCGATGATCCTTCTGGCGAGCCAACGCTATCGCTCGTCACTGAGCCTAGTACCGGACTGGTTGGCCACCTTCTATTTACGTCCGTCAGAATGGAGCCGCACTACAGACAAGTCAGAGCAAGGATTTTCGCACCGCTGGCTGTTGTTCAAAATCGACAACGTTTGGGAATTGGCAGACGTTTGAGTCAAGCGGGGTTTCGTCAGTTGGAGGGAGCTGCCGTGAACCTTATGTTTGTTGTCGGCTATCTCGACTACTACTCGCGATTCAAGTTCAAGCCCGCAACTGTACAGGTTCTCGAAGAAACGTATCCAATCCCACTGCAAGACGCAGACGCCTGAATGGAGAACAAACTGAATCCCGTAACGATTGAGAATTGCAAGGGATGAGAATTGCAAGGGAATCGTTCGCTGCTCGGAAGCCATAGACCACTCGAACTACTAGATTGAGTGAGGGCGTCTTAGTTCTTCGATGCGGACTATTTATCACAACAAGACGGGACATACGCATCTGCGTCAGTGATGACGGTTGCGCTTCATACTCTGCTTTTCCAGAGCTAACGTATATAGAGTCGATCAATGATTGGTCGATGAAACGCTTTCCGTCTACTGACATCCAACCGTTCGCTCGATGCCGGCAAGCGTGCTGGCGAGCGTTGCTTCTGTTCTGGCGACTTGGACTTGCAGTGACAAGAGTTCGCGGTACGTGGCGATCAAGTCGGTGAAGTCGGCTTTCTTGCCTTGGTAGTCGGCCGTGGTGATTTCGAGGGTTTGCTCGGTGCGAGGAATCAAACGCTCTCGAAAGAGTTTATGTTGTTCAATTGCAGCATAGGCGGACGCGACTTGGCGGCGCAGTGTTCCACGCAAACGGTCTCGCTCGGCTTCTTGACGCAGCGTTGTGCTACTTCGATTGTGAGCGGCTTCGCTGACACCCGCGTTAATCTTGTCACGCCAAATCGGAAGTGTCACACCGACGGTAAAGTTGATGTTGTCGTGACCGTTGGCGACGGGACTGATAACGTCCTGGTTGTCGCTGATAATCGAATATCCAAGCCCAAGTTGAAAGTCAGGGTATTGCTGCAAACAGGCAAGGGATTCTTTCGCACGATCTCGAGCGATTTCGGCGGCAAGCCCTCGTAGAGTCGGGTTGCATCGCTCGGCTTGGGCGACGAGCAGGTCGAGTTGTGGCACGGCTTCGTCAACATCCAAGTCGGTAACGGCAGTAGGCATGTAATCAAGCGGCATGCGAACGAGCGTGCCCAGGTCCGCACGGGCTTGCTCTTGCTGTCGACGCAGCGAGATTAACTGCTGGGCAAGTCGATCGCCTTCGAGTTCGGCGCGCAGGATATCTTGTTGGCTGCCACCGGTTTTGTAACGAGCTTCTGCAACGGTGATCAGGTCTTGGACTAGTTCGTTGTTATCGTCGACGATGCGAATCAGTTCGCTGGCGAGCCAAAGTTCATAGTAGGCAAGTCGAACCGCTTCGACGATTTCACTTTCCTTATCTGCGATTTCAGCCAGCGCCACTTGAACTTCACGAGCAGCGACCGCTCCCCGAGCATCCAGCTTGGCAGGCCAAGGCAGTTTCTGTGTGAGAGCGAACTGATGGGCGACACGTCCGCCGGCCGTCTGCAACGCTTGATCGTGGATGGGCCAGAATGTGTTGCCGACCATCGGGTCTTCCAGAGCCGTTGCTTGTGGGATGCGATGCTGGGCTGCGGCAACTCTTTGGCGAGCCGCAGCAATGGACGGATGAGTCGAGAGGGCTGTCGCGATGAGCTCGGGGAGTAAGTCTGGGCGAGGGGAAGTCACGGAGATCGGAAGAAGGGGAGTTGGAAGATTGGCAGCGCGTAGATCGCTGATTGCCATTTTGCTATCGATGCTATTCGTGTCGTTATTCTCCCCGACTCCCACTCGCCCTGACTCCCCACCTTTCGATTGATCGTCTTCACGAAATCCCACTAGCGAGACCAAAGGCCTTGCGGGTGCTTTAATGGTTGGTTTTTTGGGCTGCGAGGCAGATATTGGCGTGCTCGCGAACCGCTCGCTCCCCGCATGACAGCCCGAAGCCAATAAAATGCACAAAAGCAAAGCTCTTCGCTTTGCAATCGCCGTCGGCTTTCCTGGACTTGGTCGTGTTTCGATCATGCGAAATGAACCTAAGATTCTTATCTTGACGGTG
The Rubripirellula reticaptiva DNA segment above includes these coding regions:
- a CDS encoding FMN-dependent NADH-azoreductase gives rise to the protein MARLLYIESSPRKARSKSINVANAFLAAYKSANPNDEVVTIDLWEKQLPEFDGFTIDAKYQVLHGDSFDDDQAKAWQGVVEVCDEFKSADKYLFSVPMWNFGVPYKLKHYIDVIAQPGQTFSFDPATGYSGLVKGKPAVVVYARGGAYEGEASGMDHQQPYIQQMLGFFGFTNVHPVVIEPTLAAPDAVAETESTAIDLARNLALKF
- a CDS encoding GNAT family N-acetyltransferase, with the translated sequence MTVRTVEIRIATEQDSDAILAAHMNAFVEGPVFAKLVDEMLDDPSGEPTLSLVTEPSTGLVGHLLFTSVRMEPHYRQVRARIFAPLAVVQNRQRLGIGRRLSQAGFRQLEGAAVNLMFVVGYLDYYSRFKFKPATVQVLEETYPIPLQDADA
- a CDS encoding TolC family protein, whose amino-acid sequence is MTSPRPDLLPELIATALSTHPSIAAARQRVAAAQHRIPQATALEDPMVGNTFWPIHDQALQTAGGRVAHQFALTQKLPWPAKLDARGAVAAREVQVALAEIADKESEIVEAVRLAYYELWLASELIRIVDDNNELVQDLITVAEARYKTGGSQQDILRAELEGDRLAQQLISLRRQQEQARADLGTLVRMPLDYMPTAVTDLDVDEAVPQLDLLVAQAERCNPTLRGLAAEIARDRAKESLACLQQYPDFQLGLGYSIISDNQDVISPVANGHDNINFTVGVTLPIWRDKINAGVSEAAHNRSSTTLRQEAERDRLRGTLRRQVASAYAAIEQHKLFRERLIPRTEQTLEITTADYQGKKADFTDLIATYRELLSLQVQVARTEATLASTLAGIERTVGCQ